The sequence ACCAAAGAAAACATTTCAATGATTGAATGTCTCCGCGCATAATTAAGTCCGGTACCAAAAACGATTATACTCGAAGCTTACTTCTCACCCTTTAGAAGTCTCATCGAATTCAAAATCACGAGAAGTGATGTACCCATATCAGCCACAACAGCCATCCACATATTGGCCAAACCAAGCCCTGCCAGGATCATGAACACGAACTTGGTCGCCAGAGCGAAGATGATATTGAACTTGATTATCGCGATTGAATGTCGTGCCAGCCTGCCCAGTTTCGGCAAAAGCGAAAGCCTGTCACCGATTACAGCAACATCAGCCGCCTCGATAGCCACATCGGAACCACCCGTGCCCATGGCAATACCGACATCGGCAGTCGCCAAAGCAGGCGCGTCATTGATACCATCACCGACCATCGCAGAAACACCGTACATGGAAGAATACTCCGATACTATCCGGTTCTTGTCGGCCGGTAACAGCTCGCTGTGGATATCATCGATTCCGAGCTCTCGGCCGACTGCACGGGCGGTATCCCGGTTGTCACCGGTCAGCATCACCAGGCGCAGGTTACCTGCCCCGCGGAGCTCATCCATAGCAGATACGGTATCGGATTTCACACGGTCGGCCAGTCCCAGCGCACCTATCAGACGGTTGCCTTTTGACAACAGCACCAGTGAACGTCCCTGCTTCTCAAGTTCGATGACTTTCCGATGCAGTTTCTGGTCGCAAATCTCGTGATCGTGGAAGAAACGATGGCTCCCCAGTCGATATATCTCGCCTCCGATTTCAGCCCGTGCGCCCTCGCCCGGAAAGGCGGTGAAGTTCGAGGTCGGAAGTATCTCTGCCTTTTCAGTCCGGGCATGGTTGAGAATCGCCGAGGCGATTGGGTGTTCAGAATTTTTTTCGATCGAGGCCGCCAGGCTGAGAACCATATCGCGGTTGAAGTTTTCGAGCGCGACTATATCTGTCACCGCGAACTTCCCCTCGGTCAGGGTGCCGGTTTTGTCGAACAACACAGCTTTTAAATCGGCCAGTTTCTCAAGGAAAACTCCACCCTTGACCAAAACGCCGTCACGAGCCCCGCGAGTGAGAGCGCACAGAACCGCCACCGGGGTGGAGATCACCAGCGCGCAGGGACAGGATATTACCAGAAACACCAGCGCCCGATAGAACCAGGTCGCGAACTCTTCCCCGAAAAACAGGGGCGGAAGTAAAGCCACAAGAAACGCTATCGCGACAACGATCGGCGTATATATTCGCGCGAAACGATCAACCAAATTGGCCAGCCGTGCCTTGCGCGCGCTCGCCTCACGAACCATACGGATGATCCGGGCTAAAGTCGAATTTTCATATTTCTTGTCTACCCGGCAACGCAAAAACCCATCGCTGTTAATCGCGCCGCTCAGCAGTTCGTCACCCTCGCTCATACTGACCGGCTGAGCCTCGCCGGTTAGAGAAGACTGGTCGATGAAGGCTTTGCCCTCGATGATTTCACAGTCGACCGGCGCCGTCATACCCGGTTTGAGATGGATGATGTCCCCGACTCTGAGCTGATCGAGAGTGACTTTTTCGACTTTTCCGGAAGATTCTCGTTCCACTTTTTTAGGCAGTTTATCTGTCAGACTCTCGAAAGCCGACTGGGCTCGTCCGACCGAACGAGCCTCCAGATAATTGGCGACAGAAAACAGCACTATCACCGCCGCCGCCTCAGACCATTCGCCCAGCACAATCGCCCCCGAAGCCGCGATGCTCATCAGCAGATTCATATCGGCAGACAGATTCTTCAAAGAATAAAACGCCGAACGGAAAATGAATACTCCGCCTGTAACTATCGCCATCAATGACGACGCAAACTGTAAGTATTGAGAAAAAGCGAGCATGCGAAACGCAAAGTGAAGAAGCAGAAACAGAACCGAAACAGCCAGAAGTTTTTCCTTAAGGCTTAATCCGGACTCGCTTGAATCTGCTTGTGACAGGTCATCATCCACCGGAACAGCTCTGTAACCCAGCCCGCCGATAATATCGATCAACTTCTCGCGGTCGGTCCCGGGATCCTCAGTTACAATCTCCGCCCGGGAAGAAGTGAAATCCAAACGGCAGTTCTCAACATCGTCCAGGCTGTTAATACTTCTTTCCAGTTTGGCGGCACAGTCCGGACAATCCAAATCC comes from Candidatus Zixiibacteriota bacterium and encodes:
- a CDS encoding heavy metal translocating P-type ATPase, which codes for MMRDTVNLKILDLDCPDCAAKLERSINSLDDVENCRLDFTSSRAEIVTEDPGTDREKLIDIIGGLGYRAVPVDDDLSQADSSESGLSLKEKLLAVSVLFLLLHFAFRMLAFSQYLQFASSLMAIVTGGVFIFRSAFYSLKNLSADMNLLMSIAASGAIVLGEWSEAAAVIVLFSVANYLEARSVGRAQSAFESLTDKLPKKVERESSGKVEKVTLDQLRVGDIIHLKPGMTAPVDCEIIEGKAFIDQSSLTGEAQPVSMSEGDELLSGAINSDGFLRCRVDKKYENSTLARIIRMVREASARKARLANLVDRFARIYTPIVVAIAFLVALLPPLFFGEEFATWFYRALVFLVISCPCALVISTPVAVLCALTRGARDGVLVKGGVFLEKLADLKAVLFDKTGTLTEGKFAVTDIVALENFNRDMVLSLAASIEKNSEHPIASAILNHARTEKAEILPTSNFTAFPGEGARAEIGGEIYRLGSHRFFHDHEICDQKLHRKVIELEKQGRSLVLLSKGNRLIGALGLADRVKSDTVSAMDELRGAGNLRLVMLTGDNRDTARAVGRELGIDDIHSELLPADKNRIVSEYSSMYGVSAMVGDGINDAPALATADVGIAMGTGGSDVAIEAADVAVIGDRLSLLPKLGRLARHSIAIIKFNIIFALATKFVFMILAGLGLANMWMAVVADMGTSLLVILNSMRLLKGEK